The Rhizobium leguminosarum region GATCATACATGATGCTCGCGCCGGCGCCGACTGGAACGCTACGGCCATTTTGGTTGAGGGACGAAAAGCCATGTGTCTGGAAAACCAATTTGATGGCATCGGGAGAGTCCGAGCTGAGGGTCACGCGCTCGCCAAAAACCGTGTGCGTATCGGCTTCCAGCAGCGTCAGGCGGCAGGTGCCGAGCATTGCTGACAACAGCCGGCTTTGATCTTCGTCACCCGATTGAAAATCGAGCCGCACATTGCCGAACAAGCTGCGGGCAACGCTCGGAAAATCCCTTCCCCCTGCAACTTTGACGGATGAGAAAACCGGTTCCATGCTGTCTTCCTCATGAGGTCAGGTAGCCGCCGTCGACCGGCAGGCAGACGCCGGTTATGTAGCGTGCTGCCTCGGACGACAGGAAGACGATCGCGTCGGCGACTTCCGCCGCCTCGCCCCATCGTCCCGCCGGTATGCGGTTTCTGATCGGCGCCGAAACGACTTCATCGGCAAACAATGCCCGGCTCAGCGGCGTTACGATCCAGCCTGGCGCGACGGCGTTGACGCGGATATTCTCCGCCGCAAATTCCTGCGCCAACGACTTTGTGAGTTGTACGATCGCTCCCTTGCTGGCCGAATAACCTGGCCGATCGGCCGCGCCGAACGTCGAATACATGGACGCAATGTTGATGATGGACGAACCGGATTTCATCCGGCTGCGGCCCAAGCGACAACAATCCATCACGGACGTCAGGTTGATTGCTATGACCTCATCGAACTTCGCTTTCTTCCATTCGTCGCGATCGCGGCTGACACCGGTGCAATTCACGAGCACATCAATCTGATTGAGGCTCGCGAAGAAATCGTCGAGAGCGCCGGGCTGAAGGACGTTGATGTCCCGGCTCTCGATCCGCTCGCTGCGTGGTCCGCCGGCGGCGCCAAGGCCGCAGCAGACGACCCGGGCACCGAGCGCAGCAAAACTGTCAGCCGTCGCAGCCCCAATGCCCGATGTTCCGCCAGGGATAACGACCGTGCGGCCGGTAAAAAGATCGTTGGCAAAGGTCATCGTCTCTCCTTGAGATCAGCTGGCGAGATAGGCGCCATGCAGGATTTCGGGATTGGCCCTCAACGTCGCGGAAGCACCGTCATAGACCAGCCGGCCGCGCTCCATGACCATCGCGTGATCGGCCAGATCGAGAGCAAGGTTGGCGAACTGTTCGATCAGGAGCACGCCGATGCCGTTTTGGGCCGCTATCTTTAGTGCTTCCGCCAGCCGCTTGACCACAGTCGGCGCCAGCCCAAGCGAAAGCTCATCGACCACCATGAAGCCTGGCTTGGCGATAAACGCCTGCGCCATCGCGACCATCTGCTTCTGCCCCCCGAGAGATCGGAAGCCAGCTGGCGTTTGCGCTGGGCAAGTTCGGGAAATATTTCATAGGCTCTTTCGAGTCCCTCGCGGCGGGCGGAAGGCGATCCATCAAAGGCAGCAACGAGAATGTTGTCTTCCACCGAGAGCTGGCCCAGCACCCGATGACCCTCCGGCACCAGCGCCAGGCCGGCCCGGCGGATGCGATCGGGAGAAAGCCCGGTGAGCGACGTCGCGTCGAGCCGCATTCTGCCGCCAGCGATAGGCAGGACGCCAGCAAGCGCCATAACGGTGCTCGACTTACCGGCGCCGTTGGCACCCAGCAACGCGGTGATTTCTCCGCTTTTGATGGCAAAGGAGACATCGTGGATGACCCGTTTGCCACCGCGCTCGACCGCGAGATTTTCAACGACCACGGATGAGATCGCTGCCATCAGAATTCCCCCAGATAGGCGCGACGCACGTTCGGGTCGGCAAGCACCGCTTCCGTCGGCCCCAGCGCCAGCAGCTTTCCATAATCGAGCACCATCGTCTCGCTGCACATCGCCCGAATGAGCTCGACGTCGTGATCGATCACCAACACTTGCGCTCCGACTTCGGCGGGGATGCGCAAAACGAGTTCGCGAAACATGCCACCCTCCTCTACCGTCAGGCCGGCGGCAGGTTCATCGAGCAGGATGAGCCTGGGATTGCCGATCACGCATTTGCCGAGCTCGACCAGACGGCGCTGGAACAGATTGAGCGACTGGCCGAGCTTATCGGTCACCGTTCGGAGGCCGACAAAAGCAAGAGCGGCATCAATGGCCGCGGCGCGATTTAGCGGCGCCACTACATGATCCGCGATCGCGGCGAGATTGCCCGACACCGTCAGATCCTCGACGACCTGCTCCGTCTGGAAAGACCGGCGAAGGCCGGCGCGCACCCGCTGCAGCGGTGCAAGGTCGAGCAATTGATCGCCATTCAGTGCGACGCTGCCACGAGCCGGCCTGACGAAACCTGAGAGAACATTGAGCAGGGTTGTTTTACCCGCACCGTTCGGGCCAATCAGACCGGCGATTGGCGCAGCAAGCGTCGCAGTCAATTCATTGATCGGCTTGACGCCGCCGAACTGGACGACAAGGTTGTCGATGGCGATCATCGCGCCCTCTCCTTTGCCGAACCGAATCGCAGCCGGGCGATCAGCGAGGCGATCTGTCCGGCGATGCCGGATGGTGCCGTCGCCAACGCCTGGAACAGAGCGACGCCGAAAATACCGATGGTCACATATCCATCGATCCCGAGATCGGTCAGCAGCGCCGGCACCGCCCGCAGCAGCAGTCCGGCAATCAACGCTCCGTACCAGTTGTAGACGCCTCCGACGATCGCCAGGGCGAAGAGGTTCAAGCTTTCGAAGGCGCCAAACGCACGACCATCGAGCTGACCGACATTTCCGGCAAGCAGTGCACCAGAAACGCCCGCGAGGAAGCCGCTGAGCGCGAATGCCCATGCCTTGTAGGTCAGCACATTGACGCCGCTTGCAATGGCGACCGTCTCGCCCTTGCGGATCAGAGCCCAGGCGCGGCCGGGTCGTCCCAGTTTGTGCCATTGGGCGATCAGCAGAGCGATGGTCGCGGCAATGCAAACATAGAGGAAATAGCCGACGGCTCCCTCGGCGACTTCAGGCCGGGGGAGCATAGCACGGCCGGAACCGTCGGCGCGGCCGAGAAAACCGTTGCCGCCGTCGGGAAAGCCCCAGGCGCTGATGATGATCTGAAACGCTCCCGCGAGCATCAGCGTGACAAGGGCAAGATAAAGCCCCCTCAAGCGCAGCGCCGGCAAGCCGAAGGCAAGGCCGACCACGGAAGCGACGATGCCTCCGGCCAGAAGGCTGATTTCGAACGGCGGGTGAAAGGCGTGGCCGACACGAAGCGTTACCCAGCCGCCAACCCCGACGAGCGCGAATTGGCAGAGCGAGACGAGGCCGAGCTGCCCATAGAGGATCGCCAGCCCCGCCACCGAGAGCGACAGCGCCACCGCCGACGTTGCGGCCGACAGCCAGTAGGAATTGGCAAGACACGTAACCACGGCAGCAAACAGAGCCATCGTCGCGGGAACGTGAAGAAGCTGTTTGGGAAACCGGGTCACCGGAACGCGCTCCGGTAATGCCTGTATGGTCTGCTGCGAAGTCATCATCGGTCCTTCAACACGGCCTTGGCCGTACTCCCCAAAATCGTGACCGCGACGAGCGCGATAATGAAAGGTGCGGCCGCGCGATAGGGTGAGATCCAGCCGACCGGGGTGAGCGCAGCTTCGGCAATGCCGATCAGAAGCCCGGCGACGGCCGTTTCCCAAAGCGAGCGCAACTGGCCGAGAATTGCCGCCGCGATTGCTGGGATCACCAGCAAAGTCAGGAACGTGCCCTGGAGGCGGACGAGGTCGGCAAGCAGCAGGCCGGCGAAACCGGAAAAAATGCCGGTAATGACCCATGCCGCCGTTTCTGTGTAGAGAATGCGAACACCGAGAATTGCGCTCAGGTCGCGGTCGTTGGCCAAGGCTCGCATGTCAAGGCCCAGGCGCGTCCGATTGAGCAGCAGGGTGATCGCGCCGACCATCACCACAGCAAGCAGGATGGCGATGATGCGCGTGTAAGTCAGGCGAACGCCGAAGAGGGAAACGAACATCTGGTCGGTCGGAAACTGCAGGCGACGCGGCAGCTCACCCCAGATGATCCCCATCAAGGCGATCAGCACCAAGGCCGGCGCCAAGGTCCCGACGGCACGCACGACCGTATCGCGATGCGATAGCATAGGTGCAAAGATCCGCCCGTAAAGGAAGCTGATGGCCGTAGACACGACGACGGCCGCCGGGATGGCGACGGCAAGCGGCATTTTCCATTCGAGAAGCTGCCAGGCGCAGTGCGCGCCGATAGCACCAAACGCACCGAAAGCGAAGTTAAGGACCCCGGTTGCCCGAAAGAGGATGACAAGGCCGACGCCTGAGAGGGCATAGACGGCCCCAATTCCGAGACCCGATATGAGAAATGGTAAGAAGGTCATGAGGGGATTCCGATATGGCGACCGAAGAGACGGCGGACATCATCCCGTGGCTCAGGCCACGGGATGACGCGGAATGCCTCGATTTACGGAGCAAGTCCGGCGCTCTTTTCAAAGGCGCGGATGTCAGCCAGCTCCGGATCGGGGGATGGCGCGCAATCGGAAATCACCTTCCACTTGCCGCCTTCGCTGACTGCCATGCGCGTCGTTGAATTTGCATTGTGGCGCGGCTGACCATCGCCGAAATACCAAGGCGCGCAGAAAATATCGCTGGCAAAGCCCTTGACCTGCCGGATGGCGGCACTGGTGCTTTCGCGCGTGATGTCCTTGGGATCAAGTGACATCAGTGCCTTTTCCGCAATACGGGCAGCAAGATATCCGGCCTGGGCGAACGTATCGCGCGGATCGGAAGACTGGCCATATTTGTCCATGACGGCAAGCCAGTTCTGATTGTCGGGCGTCGCGGCTTCGAGATCGTTGAACTCCATGTTGACATAGAAGTTTCCATCCCAGCCTGCGCCAATTGTACCGGGCACCGAAAGGTCATAAGCCGATGCGGCACTGAGGAACTTGATGGTCTGGTTGAGCCCCTGTTCTTCGGCCGCGGTCAGAAGCGGGATCGTGACGCCCTTGGGAAGGCCGAGGATAATGACATCAGGCTTGGAAGCCGCCGCCTGCAGGATGATCGAGGTCGAGTCGGCCGTACCGGGATCCATCAGGATCGTTTCGGCCGTAAAGCCTTTTTCCTTGGCCAGAGACTTAATGCCGTCGCAGGACCATGTACCGACATTCGGGATGTTCGGACCGATGCAAACGACCGACTTCGCCTTGAGCTGATCCAATGCGTAGCCCATGGCGCCCAGCGTGGAGACGCGGGGTCCGGCATTCGTCGCTGCATAGTTCTCGGCAAAGAAGCATTCGCGAGGAACGCCGACCCCAGCGACGACGAGAATGCCGGATTTCTTGTAGAAATCGGCGTTTGCGCCACATTCGACAAAGCTCGAATTGCCGACCATCAGCACCGCCTTCTCGTCGTTGACGAGCTTGGCGGCCAGTTGAGCGGCCGTCTCCGGATTCCACTGATCGTCTTCGACCAGATATTTGACCGGTCGCCCCTTGATGCCGCCATTGGCGTTCAAGCAGTCGAAATAGGCGTTGGCGGCCCTGGTCGAGTTCGAAAAATCGTCCGGACCGGTTTTGCCGGTGATCGCACCGATCACAATCGGTTCACCGGTCGCGGCTTTGCCGTTATTGTCGCCGCAGGACGCGGCTGCATGGGCACTGAATGCCGAAAACAGCGTCAGGCCGAGGCCGATTACCAGCCCCCTCATATCTATTCTCATCGTTTCCTCCTCCAGTTTCCGTTATTGTCCGCACTCCCCGCGAACGTCTTCCATCGTAGAATCTCTGCCTCAGCCGGCGATCGCCTTGCCTGTCATGAAGGCGGCCGCGCGCGCCGCAATCATCATCACCGGAGCGTTGGTGTTGCCCGATACCAACGTCGGCATCACCGATGCGTCGCATACCCTCAGACCTTCGACGCCGCGCACCTTCAGATCGACCCCGACGACCGCCATCGGATCGTCTGCTCGCCCCATGCGCGCCGTGCCCGCCGGATGGAAAACGGTCTTGGCGGTCCGACGGATGTAGTCGCGCAATGCCGCGGGATCACTTTCAACACCCGGTTTCGGCAGGACGCGTCGCTTGATAAGCTTCGCAAGTGCTGGCGCATCCAGAATGCGGATCGCTGTCTCGACACCGCGCACCAACGTATCGAGGTCGGCCGGGTCTGAGAGGAGATTGGCGTTGAACTCCGCCCTGTCGTTCGGGTCGGCGCTTCTGAGGCGAATGGTGCCGCGAGAGCGCGGCCTGAGGTAACAGGGGCCGATGCTGAGACCATGACCGGGTTCGGGATCGCGATCGACGAAGCCCACAAGAACTGGCAGCACATGGAACTGAACATCCGGCTGGCCCGTGCCGGCGGTATCGACGAAACCACCGCATTCGACGACGTTCGATGAAAGCAGGCCGCGATGCGACAGCAGGTAGCGCGCCATATGTCCGACCGCGCGAATCCCGCTGTCATGCCCGAGGATGGAGATCGGCTCGTGGGTTTCGCCTTGAACCGGCGCTTCGAGATGATCCTGATAGTTTGCGCCGACGCCCGGCAGGTCGGCCACCACATTGATGCCGTGAGAGCGGAGATGCTCGGCCTCGCCAATGCCCGAAAGCTGCAGGATTTTGGGTGTCGCGATCGCACCCGCCGTCAGGGCGATTTCCTTGGAAGCGCTGAATATGGTGCCGTCCTGCAGCTCGACACCCGTCGCCCGCCGACCTTCGAACAGGATGCGGGCGACCTTGCGTTCGGTCAGGATCGTGACGTTCGGCCTTATCTCCGCGTCGCGCAGGAACGCCTGCGCGGAACTCCAACGACGCCCCCGGTAAGTCGTACTCTGATAGAACCCGACGCCTTCCTGGTCCGCACCGTTGAAGTCCGGATTATACGGAATGCCGACTTCCGTGGCTGCCTGAATGAAGGCTTCGCTCAGCGGATGGCGGTGACGAGGGTTCGAGACGTGCAGGCCGCCGCTGCGGCCATGAAATTCGCCACTGAGGCTCTCGTTATTCTCAAGCGATCGGAAAGCCGGCAGCACATCGTCGTAGGACCAGCCGTGACACCCCATCTGCGACCACGTATCGTAGTCGTTCCTGTGGCCACGGATGTAGATCATCGCATTGACGGAACTGCCACCGCCGAGCACGTTTCCCTGCGGGGTAATGCAAGGGCGGCCGTTGAGGCCCTTCTCCGGCTCGGAGGCATAGGGGTGAATGTCGACACCCTTGCCGAGAACCTTAAAGAAGGTCGCTGGAACATGGATCCAGCGGTCCGTGTCACGCCGACCGGATTCGATCAGCAGGACCTTATTTTCCGGGTTCTCGGAGAGCCGGTTTGCCAACACACAGCCGGACGATCCGCCACCGACGATGATATAGTCGAAGTTCGCCATGGCTCAGCTCAACACCGTCTGGATTGTGGTGAATTCCTTCAGCCCTTCGGCGCCGAACTCTACACCGATGCCCGATTGTTTGACGCCACCGAAGGGGGCGTTCGGCTGGATCGTTCCGTGCTTGTTGATCCATACCGAGCCGCATTCGAGCTGCATTGCATAGCGCTTGGCCTTTTCGGCGTCCGCCGACCAGACAGAGCCGCCTAGCCCGGCGGGATTGGTGTTGGCGCGAGCGATGACCTCATCGATATCGGTGTAACGAATGATCGGCAGTGCCGGCCCGAACTGCTCTTCGTCGACGAGACGAACACCATGGTCGACATCGGCAACAAGCGTGATCGGATAGAAGTAACCCGGCCGATCGATCGGCGTGCCGCCGGCGAGAATGCGGCCGCCATTGGCGCGCGCATCATCGACAAGTTCGCGAACTTTGTTGAACTGCATTTCGTTCTGGATCGGGCCAAGAATGCTGGTTTCATCAAGGCCGTCGCCGATCACGATCCTGCCGGCGTAGTCGGCAAGCCGTGCACAGACGTCTTCATAAATGCTGTCGTGCACGTAAAGGCGCTTCAGCGCTGCGCAGGTCTGGCCGTTGTTGATGAAGGCTCCCCAGAACAGGCCCTCGGCGATCTGCGCAGGATCGGCATCGGGAAGCACGATACCGGCATCGTTGCCGCCAAGCTCGAGCGTCAGGCGTTTCAACGTCGCGACAGCCGAAGCCATGACCTTCTTGCCGGTCTCGGTCGAGCCTGTGAAGGTCATCTTGGCGATGCCGTCATGGGCGGAAAGTGCCGCGCCGATGCTGTTTTCGCCGGTGATGACATTGACGACGCCGGGCGGCAGCACTTCATTCATGATCTCGACAAGACGGATCGTCGAAAGTGGCGTCAGCGGCGATGGCTTGATGATGACCGTATTGCCGGCTCGCACCGCTGGCACGATATGCCAGCAAGCGATCATCACCGGCCAGTTCCAGGGTGTGATCGAACCAACGACGCCAATCGGCTTGCGATGCAATTCGACACGCCCTTCATTGTCGTCCTGCAGAATTTCGATGGGCAGATTCAGCTCTGCCGTATGGCGTGTCCACGCAAGTGCACCGCCTATTTCAAACCGGGAACCGAGACCATTGAGAGGCTTGCCCTGCTCCAGCGTCAAAAGGCGTGCAAGTTCCTCGCCATTGGCTGCGATCTTTTCGGCAATGGCGCGACAGGCTGCCTGGCGCTCTTCTTCCGACGCCTGGCTCCAAGTGCGAAAGGCGACTGAGGCTGCGGCAACGGCATGGTCGAGATCCGCCGGCGTCGCCAGCGGCATCTGACCGACGACTTCGCCGGTCGATGGGTTGCGAACCTCGGCATAGGTTGCGGTCTCGATGCGTGCTCCGCCGATGAACAGACTGTACTGCTTCACGATTGGCTCCTCCCTGAGCTTTGGAAGGAGTATGACGGGGCAGAAGAAAGCCGTCTTGGGCAGGAGCGCGCCGCGACTTGGTCTGAAACGCAACAGGCCGTCGGCTCATCAAGTATTCAAACCGCCCTATTGTGCGGTTGATGTCACCGGCCTGAGCAGATCGGTCGGCGCGCAGTCGAACAGATCCTTGAAGCTGCGATTGAAATAGGAAATATCATTGAAGCCGGCCGAATAGGCGACTTCCGCGATCGTCCTTGGGCTTCTTTGATCTTTGATCTGCGCGATCTTTTCACGCACGAGGCGCAACCGCTTGTCACGGATGACCGTGGTGCAGGTCATGCCAATACCTTGAAAATCCTGCTGCAACGTGCGGATGGATACGCCGATCCGTGTCGCCAGCCACTTGGCGCAGAGATCGCTCTCGGTCAGGTGTCGGTCGATCAGTATGTCGACCATTTCCAGCCGCCGCGAAGCGCTGTCGTTAAGAGCGGACATGGCGTCGCCGTTTGAGACGAAGGCCTGTCGCGTTGCATTGAACATCAGGTGCCGCAGATTGGCAGACGCGGCATCCGATGCCGAATTGGACATAATCTTTGCCACCAGCGCACGCAGCATCATTGCCATCGGGTCAAAGGCCTCGAGCTTGCGGGCGATGTCGAAATCGATCGGGCTTTCGGCATACATGATCTGGCGAGGCAAATGCAGCGACAGATGATTGCTGAACTGTCCACCGAAATGGAATGTCGTCGGCCGGGTCGAGTCGACGAGAATGCAATCACCGACATCCAGGACTGCCTGGTGGCCGACGTGCTCGAGACCACAGGACCCTTCGAGCTGCATGATGAGAAAAAGGTGTTCGTTGGCGTCTCGGCGAATGTCATCCCAATCTCGATGGACGCGATCGA contains the following coding sequences:
- a CDS encoding SDR family NAD(P)-dependent oxidoreductase; amino-acid sequence: MTFANDLFTGRTVVIPGGTSGIGAATADSFAALGARVVCCGLGAAGGPRSERIESRDINVLQPGALDDFFASLNQIDVLVNCTGVSRDRDEWKKAKFDEVIAINLTSVMDCCRLGRSRMKSGSSIINIASMYSTFGAADRPGYSASKGAIVQLTKSLAQEFAAENIRVNAVAPGWIVTPLSRALFADEVVSAPIRNRIPAGRWGEAAEVADAIVFLSSEAARYITGVCLPVDGGYLTS
- a CDS encoding aldehyde dehydrogenase family protein; this translates as MKQYSLFIGGARIETATYAEVRNPSTGEVVGQMPLATPADLDHAVAAASVAFRTWSQASEEERQAACRAIAEKIAANGEELARLLTLEQGKPLNGLGSRFEIGGALAWTRHTAELNLPIEILQDDNEGRVELHRKPIGVVGSITPWNWPVMIACWHIVPAVRAGNTVIIKPSPLTPLSTIRLVEIMNEVLPPGVVNVITGENSIGAALSAHDGIAKMTFTGSTETGKKVMASAVATLKRLTLELGGNDAGIVLPDADPAQIAEGLFWGAFINNGQTCAALKRLYVHDSIYEDVCARLADYAGRIVIGDGLDETSILGPIQNEMQFNKVRELVDDARANGGRILAGGTPIDRPGYFYPITLVADVDHGVRLVDEEQFGPALPIIRYTDIDEVIARANTNPAGLGGSVWSADAEKAKRYAMQLECGSVWINKHGTIQPNAPFGGVKQSGIGVEFGAEGLKEFTTIQTVLS
- a CDS encoding ABC transporter ATP-binding protein, whose protein sequence is MIAIDNLVVQFGGVKPINELTATLAAPIAGLIGPNGAGKTTLLNVLSGFVRPARGSVALNGDQLLDLAPLQRVRAGLRRSFQTEQVVEDLTVSGNLAAIADHVVAPLNRAAAIDAALAFVGLRTVTDKLGQSLNLFQRRLVELGKCVIGNPRLILLDEPAAGLTVEEGGMFRELVLRIPAEVGAQVLVIDHDVELIRAMCSETMVLDYGKLLALGPTEAVLADPNVRRAYLGEF
- a CDS encoding branched-chain amino acid ABC transporter permease, whose translation is MMTSQQTIQALPERVPVTRFPKQLLHVPATMALFAAVVTCLANSYWLSAATSAVALSLSVAGLAILYGQLGLVSLCQFALVGVGGWVTLRVGHAFHPPFEISLLAGGIVASVVGLAFGLPALRLRGLYLALVTLMLAGAFQIIISAWGFPDGGNGFLGRADGSGRAMLPRPEVAEGAVGYFLYVCIAATIALLIAQWHKLGRPGRAWALIRKGETVAIASGVNVLTYKAWAFALSGFLAGVSGALLAGNVGQLDGRAFGAFESLNLFALAIVGGVYNWYGALIAGLLLRAVPALLTDLGIDGYVTIGIFGVALFQALATAPSGIAGQIASLIARLRFGSAKERAR
- a CDS encoding branched-chain amino acid ABC transporter permease encodes the protein MTFLPFLISGLGIGAVYALSGVGLVILFRATGVLNFAFGAFGAIGAHCAWQLLEWKMPLAVAIPAAVVVSTAISFLYGRIFAPMLSHRDTVVRAVGTLAPALVLIALMGIIWGELPRRLQFPTDQMFVSLFGVRLTYTRIIAILLAVVMVGAITLLLNRTRLGLDMRALANDRDLSAILGVRILYTETAAWVITGIFSGFAGLLLADLVRLQGTFLTLLVIPAIAAAILGQLRSLWETAVAGLLIGIAEAALTPVGWISPYRAAAPFIIALVAVTILGSTAKAVLKDR
- a CDS encoding helix-turn-helix domain-containing protein; its protein translation is MQHAWATVPYDQWTSDLQSICGNFNPKAMESGKAVTGAARRIDVCGMEFAHVSNDLDRVHRDWDDIRRDANEHLFLIMQLEGSCGLEHVGHQAVLDVGDCILVDSTRPTTFHFGGQFSNHLSLHLPRQIMYAESPIDFDIARKLEAFDPMAMMLRALVAKIMSNSASDAASANLRHLMFNATRQAFVSNGDAMSALNDSASRRLEMVDILIDRHLTESDLCAKWLATRIGVSIRTLQQDFQGIGMTCTTVIRDKRLRLVREKIAQIKDQRSPRTIAEVAYSAGFNDISYFNRSFKDLFDCAPTDLLRPVTSTAQ
- a CDS encoding GMC family oxidoreductase, with the translated sequence MANFDYIIVGGGSSGCVLANRLSENPENKVLLIESGRRDTDRWIHVPATFFKVLGKGVDIHPYASEPEKGLNGRPCITPQGNVLGGGSSVNAMIYIRGHRNDYDTWSQMGCHGWSYDDVLPAFRSLENNESLSGEFHGRSGGLHVSNPRHRHPLSEAFIQAATEVGIPYNPDFNGADQEGVGFYQSTTYRGRRWSSAQAFLRDAEIRPNVTILTERKVARILFEGRRATGVELQDGTIFSASKEIALTAGAIATPKILQLSGIGEAEHLRSHGINVVADLPGVGANYQDHLEAPVQGETHEPISILGHDSGIRAVGHMARYLLSHRGLLSSNVVECGGFVDTAGTGQPDVQFHVLPVLVGFVDRDPEPGHGLSIGPCYLRPRSRGTIRLRSADPNDRAEFNANLLSDPADLDTLVRGVETAIRILDAPALAKLIKRRVLPKPGVESDPAALRDYIRRTAKTVFHPAGTARMGRADDPMAVVGVDLKVRGVEGLRVCDASVMPTLVSGNTNAPVMMIAARAAAFMTGKAIAG
- a CDS encoding ABC transporter substrate-binding protein is translated as MRIDMRGLVIGLGLTLFSAFSAHAAASCGDNNGKAATGEPIVIGAITGKTGPDDFSNSTRAANAYFDCLNANGGIKGRPVKYLVEDDQWNPETAAQLAAKLVNDEKAVLMVGNSSFVECGANADFYKKSGILVVAGVGVPRECFFAENYAATNAGPRVSTLGAMGYALDQLKAKSVVCIGPNIPNVGTWSCDGIKSLAKEKGFTAETILMDPGTADSTSIILQAAASKPDVIILGLPKGVTIPLLTAAEEQGLNQTIKFLSAASAYDLSVPGTIGAGWDGNFYVNMEFNDLEAATPDNQNWLAVMDKYGQSSDPRDTFAQAGYLAARIAEKALMSLDPKDITRESTSAAIRQVKGFASDIFCAPWYFGDGQPRHNANSTTRMAVSEGGKWKVISDCAPSPDPELADIRAFEKSAGLAP